A portion of the Sulfuricurvum kujiense DSM 16994 genome contains these proteins:
- the rpoC gene encoding DNA-directed RNA polymerase subunit beta' — MSKLVPVAVTEENRPVDIKQIQFRLASPERVLSWSHGEVKKPETINYRTLKPERDGLFCAKIFGPVRDYECLCGKYKKMRYKGVICEKCGVEVTSAKVRRTRMGHIDLVTPVAHIWYVSSLPSRIGTLLGVKMKDLERVLYYEAYIVKNGGEAYYDGEQTSAVLKYDVLNEEQYRTLVQRYGDSGFSAEMGGSAVRELLDELDLVDLFSALKEEVAGTNSEAKRKTIVKRLKVIESFLNSGNNPAWMMLTALPVLPPELRPLVSLDGGKFAVSDVNDLYRRVINRNQRLKRLIELEAPEIIVRNEKRMLQEAVDALFDNGRRANAVKGANKRPLKSLSEIIKGKQGRFRQNLLGKRVDFSGRSVIVVGPNLQMDQCGLPKQMALELFKPHLIAKLEDKGYATTVKAAKKMIEEKTNEVWECLAEIVEGYPVMLNRAPTLHKLSIQAFHPKLIDGKAIQLHPLVCAAFNADFDGDQMAVHVPLSAEAIAECKVLMLSSMNILLPASGKAIATPSQDMVLGLYYLTLGKNDVKGSNKLFSNVDEIMIALEHNALDLHAKVRTRVDGRVIHTTAGRMILQSILPSFVPAELWNVVMKKKNISALVDYVNKHGGIAVTAGFLDDLKNLGFKYATKSGVSISIADIIIPEMKAGLIISSKNRVKEIQKQFEAGLLTEQERYNKIIDVWTDTNNTVAGGMMDLIKNDKEGFNSIFMMADSGARGSAAQIRQLAGMRGLMAKPDGSIIETPIISNFKEGLNVLEYFISTHGARKGLADTALKTANAGYLTRKLVDVAQNVKIVEHDCGTHEGIELTDISVGNELIEPLEDRIYGRVLAEDAIDPITNEILYSEGTLIDEIKASKIIEAGIRAVQIRTPTTCKSENGVCALCYGLNLGSGGIVKPGEAVGIIAAQSIGEPGTQLTLRTFHVGGTASSTREERQVVATKEGFIRYYNMKTYLSKEGKQIVANRRNAAILLVEPKIKAPFNGSVEIQTIHDEVIVSVKGESQTVRYTLRKNEVAKPNELAGVSGKIEGKFYLPYESGTAVKADESIVETIKDGWNVPNRIPYASEIQVKDGAPVTQKILAKEKGTVKYYLLKGDYLERHHEITKGYSVEEKGLFAVVADSEDREAIRHYIARGSVIEINDNEVVKADSIIAKPAKEESIVIAEWDPYSNPIISETDGIITFEDIIPGVTASEQFDELTGKTRLMINEYVAPEFKPAIVLAANDGSIIRYAVEPKTAIFAQDRAEVKVADILARTPKALQKSRDITGGLPRVSELFEARKPKEIALIAELDGVVSFGKPLRGKERILITSDNGMVKEYFVDKNLVALVHPGEFVHAGERLTDGIISSHEILRILGVKALYNYLVSEVQQVYRRQGVNIADKHIEVIFTQMLRQIKILRSGDTKFIEGDVVSKAQFKVENEKILRLGGEPAIAEPYLVGITRAAVSADSIISAASFQDTTKVLTEAAVSAKIDDLTDLKENVIIGRTIPVGTGIYKDRKMVFGD, encoded by the coding sequence ATGAGTAAATTAGTACCGGTTGCCGTAACGGAAGAAAATCGCCCAGTCGATATTAAACAAATCCAATTTCGACTCGCGTCTCCTGAGAGAGTTCTCTCATGGAGCCACGGTGAAGTTAAAAAACCAGAAACCATCAACTACCGTACCCTTAAACCGGAACGTGACGGATTGTTTTGTGCCAAAATTTTCGGTCCCGTACGTGACTACGAATGTTTGTGCGGAAAATACAAAAAAATGCGCTATAAAGGCGTTATTTGCGAAAAATGTGGGGTTGAAGTAACCTCGGCGAAAGTTCGCCGTACCCGTATGGGACACATTGACCTCGTTACTCCTGTAGCCCATATCTGGTATGTCAGCTCACTTCCGAGCCGTATCGGTACGTTGCTCGGCGTGAAAATGAAAGACCTTGAGCGCGTATTGTATTACGAAGCGTATATTGTTAAAAACGGCGGAGAAGCATACTATGACGGTGAGCAAACTTCTGCGGTACTTAAATACGATGTATTGAACGAAGAGCAATACCGTACGTTGGTACAACGCTACGGGGACAGCGGTTTCTCAGCTGAAATGGGGGGATCTGCGGTTCGCGAATTGCTCGATGAACTCGACTTGGTTGATCTTTTCTCAGCTTTGAAAGAAGAAGTCGCGGGGACAAACTCTGAAGCAAAACGTAAAACGATCGTTAAACGTTTGAAAGTTATCGAGTCGTTCTTGAACTCAGGGAACAATCCTGCGTGGATGATGCTAACCGCACTGCCGGTTCTTCCTCCTGAACTTCGCCCGTTGGTAAGCCTTGACGGCGGAAAATTCGCAGTATCGGATGTCAATGACCTCTATCGCCGTGTTATCAACCGTAACCAACGTCTGAAACGCCTTATTGAACTTGAAGCACCGGAAATTATCGTACGTAATGAAAAACGTATGCTTCAAGAAGCGGTGGATGCGTTGTTCGACAACGGCCGTCGTGCAAACGCGGTTAAAGGGGCGAACAAACGTCCGTTGAAATCACTTTCCGAGATCATCAAAGGTAAACAAGGACGTTTCCGTCAAAACCTTCTCGGTAAACGTGTTGACTTCTCGGGACGTTCGGTTATTGTTGTCGGACCTAACCTTCAAATGGATCAGTGCGGATTGCCGAAACAAATGGCATTGGAACTATTCAAACCGCATTTGATCGCAAAACTCGAAGACAAAGGGTACGCGACGACCGTTAAAGCGGCGAAAAAAATGATCGAAGAGAAAACCAACGAAGTTTGGGAATGTCTTGCTGAAATCGTTGAGGGGTATCCGGTTATGCTTAACCGTGCACCTACGCTACACAAACTTTCGATCCAAGCGTTTCACCCGAAACTGATCGACGGTAAAGCGATCCAATTGCATCCACTCGTATGTGCCGCGTTCAATGCGGACTTCGACGGTGACCAAATGGCGGTTCACGTACCGTTATCGGCTGAAGCGATTGCAGAGTGTAAAGTATTGATGCTCTCATCTATGAATATTTTGCTTCCTGCATCGGGTAAAGCGATTGCAACCCCTTCACAAGACATGGTCTTGGGTCTTTATTATTTGACACTCGGCAAAAACGATGTAAAAGGGTCAAACAAGCTTTTCAGCAATGTTGACGAGATCATGATCGCATTGGAACACAATGCACTTGATTTGCATGCGAAAGTACGTACCCGTGTTGACGGGCGTGTGATCCACACGACTGCTGGACGTATGATTCTTCAATCGATCCTTCCATCATTTGTTCCTGCAGAACTGTGGAACGTTGTAATGAAAAAGAAAAACATCTCCGCGTTGGTTGACTATGTCAATAAACACGGCGGTATTGCGGTAACAGCAGGATTCTTGGATGATTTGAAAAATCTCGGTTTCAAATACGCGACTAAATCAGGGGTATCGATCTCTATCGCAGATATCATTATTCCTGAAATGAAAGCAGGGCTGATTATAAGCTCTAAAAACCGTGTTAAAGAGATTCAAAAACAGTTCGAAGCGGGTCTTTTGACTGAACAGGAACGTTACAACAAAATCATTGACGTCTGGACCGATACGAATAATACCGTTGCGGGCGGAATGATGGACTTGATCAAAAACGATAAAGAGGGATTCAACTCTATCTTTATGATGGCTGACTCTGGGGCGCGTGGATCTGCGGCTCAGATCCGTCAGCTTGCCGGTATGCGTGGTTTAATGGCGAAACCGGACGGTTCGATTATCGAAACGCCGATTATTTCAAACTTTAAAGAGGGTCTAAACGTCCTTGAGTACTTTATTTCAACCCACGGTGCCCGTAAAGGTCTTGCGGATACCGCTCTTAAAACAGCGAATGCGGGTTATTTGACCCGTAAACTCGTCGACGTTGCTCAAAACGTTAAAATCGTTGAGCACGACTGCGGTACCCATGAGGGGATCGAATTGACCGATATCTCTGTCGGTAATGAATTGATCGAGCCGCTCGAAGACCGTATTTACGGTCGTGTATTGGCGGAAGACGCGATTGATCCGATCACAAATGAAATCCTCTATTCTGAGGGGACATTGATTGATGAGATCAAAGCGTCTAAAATTATCGAAGCCGGTATCCGTGCGGTACAAATCCGTACTCCGACAACGTGTAAATCGGAGAACGGCGTATGTGCCCTTTGTTACGGTCTGAATCTCGGAAGCGGCGGAATCGTCAAACCGGGTGAAGCGGTCGGTATTATCGCCGCTCAGTCTATCGGTGAGCCGGGAACACAGTTGACGCTCCGTACGTTCCACGTCGGGGGAACCGCGTCAAGTACGCGTGAAGAGCGCCAAGTCGTGGCAACCAAAGAAGGTTTCATCCGTTACTACAATATGAAAACCTACCTTTCAAAAGAGGGTAAACAAATCGTTGCGAACCGTCGTAATGCTGCGATCCTTTTGGTTGAACCGAAGATCAAAGCTCCGTTTAACGGAAGCGTAGAGATTCAAACGATCCATGACGAAGTTATCGTAAGCGTTAAAGGCGAGAGCCAAACCGTTCGCTATACACTCCGTAAAAATGAAGTGGCAAAACCGAATGAACTTGCCGGTGTCAGCGGTAAAATCGAAGGTAAATTCTATCTTCCGTACGAGAGCGGCACTGCCGTGAAAGCGGATGAGTCGATCGTTGAAACGATCAAAGACGGATGGAATGTTCCTAACCGTATCCCGTACGCGTCTGAGATCCAAGTTAAAGACGGCGCACCGGTAACGCAAAAGATTTTGGCAAAAGAGAAAGGGACGGTTAAATACTATCTCCTCAAAGGCGATTATCTTGAGCGTCACCACGAGATTACCAAAGGATACAGCGTTGAAGAGAAAGGTCTCTTCGCGGTTGTCGCCGACAGTGAAGATCGTGAAGCGATCCGTCACTATATCGCTCGCGGTTCAGTGATCGAAATCAACGATAATGAAGTGGTTAAAGCCGATAGCATCATTGCAAAACCGGCAAAAGAAGAATCAATCGTTATCGCTGAGTGGGATCCGTATTCGAATCCTATTATCTCTGAGACAGACGGTATTATCACGTTTGAAGATATTATCCCGGGAGTTACCGCGTCTGAGCAGTTTGATGAATTGACCGGAAAAACCCGTTTGATGATCAACGAATACGTTGCACCGGAATTCAAACCGGCGATCGTCCTTGCGGCGAACGACGGCTCAATCATCCGTTATGCGGTTGAACCGAAAACAGCGATTTTTGCACAAGACCGTGCCGAAGTGAAAGTTGCCGATATCTTGGCAAGAACACCGAAAGCGCTACAAAAATCACGCGATATCACCGGGGGTCTTCCGCGGGTTTCCGAGCTTTTCGAAGCGCGTAAACCTAAAGAGATCGCTCTTATCGCTGAGCTTGACGGGGTTGTCAGCTTCGGTAAACCGCTTCGCGGAAAAGAGCGTATCTTGATCACTTCGGACAACGGAATGGTCAAAGAGTACTTTGTCGATAAAAACCTTGTTGCACTGGTTCATCCGGGTGAGTTCGTTCACGCCGGCGAGCGTTTGACGGACGGTATCATCAGCTCTCACGAGATTTTGAGAATCTTGGGTGTTAAAGCGTTGTACAACTATCTCGTCAGCGAAGTACAGCAAGTTTACCGCCGTCAAGGGGTTAATATCGCCGACAAACACATCGAAGTTATCTTTACTCAGATGTTGCGTCAAATCAAAATTCTTCGCTCAGGCGATACGAAATTTATCGAGGGCGATGTTGTTTCTAAAGCTCAGTTCAAAGTGGAGAATGAAAAAATTCTTCGCCTTGGCGGAGAGCCTGCGATCGCTGAACCGTACCTTGTCGGTATTACCCGTGCTGCGGTTAGTGCTGACTCGATCATTTCAGCGGCATCGTTCCAAGACACCACAAAAGTCTTGACGGAAGCGGCAGTTTCAGCGAAAATCGATGACTTGACCGATCTTAAAGAGAACGTCATTATCGGTCGCACGATTCCGGTCGGTACCGGTATCTATAAAGACCGCAAAATGGTTTTCGGAGACTAA